The following coding sequences are from one Humulus lupulus chromosome X, drHumLupu1.1, whole genome shotgun sequence window:
- the LOC133804607 gene encoding ABC transporter C family member 3-like → MEFFGSSRQVMPSFFLNFYSLQMYPSANFLLKPVFLRGFSGSLHFVLLFLLFVSWVSQKFKGSHREGSKERIKNASCLCYKPTLMVCLGLSAFNLVLCLLSYFYPYRNGWSDESLVTLLDLVMRTLAWGVVSLYLHSKFSNSGQSKFPFLLRVWWVFFLFLSCYCLIVDFVLYKKQVSIAVQSFVSDVVSVISGLFFIYVGFWGKKEGEDTLLEEPLLNGNNVVSNNTTGDATVTPFSKAGIFSILTFSWMAPLISAGFKKTIDLEDIPQLDIRESVVGIFPDLRNRIESDCGSINRVTSLKLAIALIFTAWGEILLTFIIMILYSVASYVGPYLIDTFVQYLNGRREFKNEGIILVSTFFIAKLVECLSQRHWFFRVQLIGIRIRAALVALIYKKGLTLSCQSKQGHTSGEIINFMTVDAERIGDFSWYMHDPWMVIIQVGLALLILYKNLGLAAISTFIATILVMLANIPLGKLQENYQEKLMKSKDTRMKATSEVLRNMRILKLQGWEMKFLSKIVELRKTEAGCLKKFLYTSAMTSFVFWGAPTFVSVVTFSTCMLLGVPLDSGKILSALATFRILQEPIYSLPDTISMIAQTKVSIDRISSFLRLDDLQADVIERLPSGTSDAAIEIVDGNFSWDISSQNPTVKDISFKVVHGMRVAICGTVGSGKSSLLSCILGEIPKMSGTLKLCGTTAYVAQSPWIQSGKIEENILFGKEMDREKYERVLEACSLKKDLEILSFGDQTIIGERGINLSGGQKQRIQIARALYQDADIYLFDDPFSAVDAHTGSHLFRECILGLLSSKTIIYVTHQVEFLPTADLILVMKDGRITQAGKYNDILNSGTDFMELVGAHKEALSTLNAKEEVQDEKECITESDGKSASASGLVKKEEPKSDEPKGQLVQEEEREKGQVGFSVYWKYITTAYGGALVPLILLAQVLFQGLQIGSNYWMAWASPVSADEKPLVDSKTLIVVYVILAIGSSLCVLLRSTLLATTSYKTATLLFNKMHECIFRAPMSFFDATPSGRILNRASTDQSAVDLSIAYQVASFAFSMIQLLGIIIVMCQVAWQVFIVFIPVIAACIWYEQYYIPSARELARLVGVCKAPVIQHFAETISGSTTIRSFDQESRFQDTNMKLTDGYSRPKFSIAGAMEWLCFRLDMLSAITFAFSLILLISVPEGTIDPGIAGLAVTYGLNLNMLQAWVIWNLCQMENKIISVERILQYSSIPSEPPLVIESNRPDPSWPSHGEVNIRDLQVRYAPHMPLVLRGLTCTFPGGLKTGIVGRTGSGKSTLIQTLFRIVDPAAGQIVIDGINVSSIGLHDLRSRLSIIPQDPTMFEGTVRSNLDPLEEYTDEKIWEALDKCQLGDEVRKKEGKLDSSVTENGENWSMGQRQLVCLGRVLLKKSKVLVLDEATASVDTATDNLIQQTLRQHFSDCTVITIAHRITSVLDSDMVLLLSHGLIEEFDSPERLLDNKASSFAQLVAEYTMRSNSDF, encoded by the exons ATGGAGTTCTTTGGCTCATCAAGACAGGTCATGCCCtcatttttccttaacttttacTCATTACAAATGTACCCAAGTGCTAATTTTCTCTTGAAACCCGTTTTCCTTCGTGGGTTTTCGGGTTCATTAcattttgttttgttattctTGTTGTTTGTCTCATGGGTTAGCCAGAAATTCAAGGGGAGTCATCGGGAGGGGTCGAAAGAGAGGATTAAGAACGCCAGCTGTTTGTGTTATAAACCAACTTTAATGGTTTGTCTGGGTCTTTCTGCGTTTAATCTGGTGTTGTGTTTATTGAGCTACTTCTACCCGTATAGGAATGGTTGGTCTGATGAAAGCTTAGTGACCCTTTTGGATTTAGTCATGAGAACACTTGCTTGGGGTGTAGTCTCTCTTTACTTGCACTCCAAATTTTCTAATTCTGGTCAGTCAAAGTTTCCATTTTTGTTGAGAGTTTGGTGGGTttttttcttgttcctttcttgcTATTGCCTTATTGTAGACTTTGTTCTATACAAAAAACAAGTTTCCATAGCTGTTCAGTCCTTTGTTTCTGATGTTGTGTCTGTTATTTCTGGTCTGTTTTTCATATATGTGGGGTTTTGGGGGAAGAAAGAAGGTGAAGATACCCTTCTTGAAGAACCCCTTTTGAATGGTAATAATGTAGTGTCAAATAACACCACAGGAGATGCAACTGTAACTCCTTTTTCTAAAGCTGGAATTTTCAGTATTCTTACTTTCTCTTGGATGGCTCCTCTAATTTCAGCTGGCTTTAAGAAAACCATAGACCTTGAGGATATTCCTCAGCTTGATATTAGAGAAAGTGTAGTTGGGATTTTTCCAGATTTAAGAAATAGGATTGAGTCAGATTGTGGATCAATTAACAGAGTCACCTCACTTAAGTTGGCAATAGCATTGATCTTCACAGCCTGGGGAGAGATTCTTTTGACATTTATAATTATGATTCTGTATTCAGTGGCTTCTTATGTTGGGCCATATCTTATTGACACTTTTGTTCAATACCTTAATGGGCGGCGGGAGTTCAAAAATGAGGGCATTATTTTGGTGTCTACATTTTTCATTGCAAAGCTTGTAGAGTGCCTCTCGCAGAGGCATTGGTTTTTTAGGGTACAGCTGATTGGAATAAGGATCCGAGCAGCACTTGTTGCACTCATCTATAAAAAGGGTTTGACTCTTTCATGTCAGTCCAAGCAGGGGCACACCAGTGGAGAGATCATCAATTTCATGACTGTTGATGCCGAAAGAATTGGTGATTTCAGCTGGTACATGCATGATCCATGGATGGTCATTATACAAGTTGGCTTGGCCTTGTTAATTTTGTATAAAAATCTTGGTCTTGCAGCAATCTCTACATTTATTGCCACTATATTAGTTATGTTGGCGAATATCCCTCTTGGGAAATTGCAAGAGAATTATCAAGAAAAGTTGATGAAGTCGAAAGATACCAGGATGAAGGCAACTTCAGAGGTATTGAGGAACATGAGGATTCTCAAGTTACAAGGATGGGAGATGAAGTTTCTATCCAAGATTGTTGAGCTTAGGAAAACTGAGGCAGGCTGCTTGAAAAAATTTCTTTACACATCGGCTATGACCTCATTTGTCTTCTGGGGTGCCCCAACATTTGTATCGGTGGTCACTTTTAGTACTTGCATGCTTTTAGGGGTCCCTCTTGATTCAGGAAAAATCTTGTCTGCACTTGCAACATTCAGGATTCTTCAAGAGCCTATCTATAGTCTTCCAGACACAATTTCAATGATAGCACAAACAAAGGTTTCCATTGATAGAATATCATCTTTTCTTCGTCTTGATGACTTGCAGGCTGATGTTATTGAAAGGCTTCCAAGTGGTACTTCTGATGCAGCCATTGAAATAGTTGATGGTAACTTCTCCTGGGATATATCTTCCCAGAATCCTACAGTAAAAGATATTAGTTTCAAAGTAGTCCATGGTATGAGAGTTGCTATTTGTGGTACTGTTGGCTCAGGGAAGTCAAGCTTGCTTTCTTGCATCCTTGGAGAAATTCCAAAAATGTCTGGAACCCTTAAGTTGTGTGGGACAACTGCTTATGTCGCTCAGTCACCATGGATTCAGAGTGGCAAGATAGAAGAGAACATTTTGTTTGGTAAAGAGATGGACAGAGAAAAGTATGAGAGGGTTTTAGAAGCTTGTTCcttgaagaaggacctggaaatCCTTTCATTTGGTGATCAAACAATCATTGGGGAGAGAGGAATTAATTTGAGCGGCGGACAAAAGCAGAGAATACAAATTGCACGTGCCTTATACCAAGATGCCGATATCTATCTGTTTGATGATCCTTTCAGTGCTGTGGATGCTCACACAGGCTCTCATCTCTTCAGG GAATGCATACTAGGCCTGTTGAGTTCAAAAACAATTATTTATGTCACTCATCAAGTTGAATTCTTACCCACTGCTGATCTTATACTG GTCATGAAAGATGGAAGGATTACCCAAGCTGGAAAGTACAATGACATTCTCAATTCCGGGACTGATTTTATGGAACTTGTGGGTGCTCACAAGGAAGCATTGTCCACACTTAATGCCAAAGAGGAAGTTCAAGATGAAAAAGAATGTATCACTGAGAGTGATGGAAAATCAGCCAGTGCAAGTGGGTTAGTGAAGAAAGAAGAGCCAAAAAGTGATGAACCAAAAGGGCAGCTTgttcaagaagaagaaagagagaaaggacaAGTTGGTTTTTCAGTCTATTGGAAATACATCACAACAGCATATGGAGGAGCTCTTGTGCCTCTTATACTGCTTGCACAGGTTTTATTTCAGGGCCTTCAAATCGGAAGCAACTATTGGATGGCATGGGCAAGTCCTGTTTCAGCCGATGAAAAGCCTCTTGTTGATAGCAAGACACTTATAGTAGTATATGTTATTTTGGCCATTGGAAGCTCTTTATGTGTCCTTCTGAGATCTACGCTTCTGGCAACAACCTCATATAAGACAGCTACTTTACTCTTCAATAAAATGCATGAATGCATTTTTCGTGCTCCTATGTCGTTCTTTGATGCTACTCCAAGTGGAAGAATCCTGAATAGG GCTTCGACAGACCAAAGTGCAGTGGATCTTAGCATTGCATATCAAGTTGCATCATTCGCTTTCTCTATGATCCAACTTTTGGGAATTATTATTGTAATGTGCCAGGTGGCATGGCAAGTTTTCATTGTTTTCATCCCTGTTATTGCAGCTTGCATCTGGTATGAG CAATACTACATACCTTCAGCGCGAGAATTGGCACGATTAGTTGGAGTTTGCAAGGCTCCAGTGATTCAACATTTTGCAGAAACAATTTCAGGGTCGACAACAATAAGGAGCTTTGATCAAGAGTCAAGATTTCAGGACACAAACATGAAATTGACGGATGGATATTCCCGGCCTAAATTCAGTATTGCTGGTGCAATGGAATGGTTGTGCTTTCGCTTGGATATGTTGTCTGCTATTACTTTTGCTTTCTCTTTGATTTTGTTGATCTCTGTTCCAGAGGGAACTATTGATCCAG GTATTGCGGGGTTAGCTGTCACATATGGACTTAATTTGAATATGTTACAAGCTTgggttatatggaatctttgccaaatggaaaacaaaataatttcagTTGAGAGAATACTTCAATACTCTAGCATCCCAAGTGAGCCTCCTCTTGTGATAGAATCAAATCGGCCAGATCCTTCATGGCCATCACATGGAGAAGTCAATATTCGTGATCTACAA GTTCGATATGCCCCACACATGCCCCTTGTGTTGCGAGGTTTAACTTGCACTTTTCCTGGAGGACTGAAAACCGGCATTGTAGGAAGAACAGGCAGTGGAAAATCAACTCTCATACAGACACTTTTTCGAATTGTTGACCCGGCTGCTGGTCAGATTGTGATAGATGGCATCAACGTATCTTCCATTGGACTGCATGACTtaaggtcaaggctgagcattatcCCTCAGGATCCTACCATGTTTGAAGGGACTGTAAGAAGCAACTTGGATCCACTTGAAGAGTACACAGATGAAAAAATATGGGAG GCTC
- the LOC133806500 gene encoding ABC transporter C family member 3-like, whose translation MELYSSSEQGMLTFFSLYFSFQLYPSTDFFLGPVFQRGISGLAHVLLLFALFLYWVCEKFKVGCLEGPKDRPKNTKSWLYYRHTFICCLSLSAFNLVLCVLSCFYWYNNDWTWTEKRIVLTLLDFSARTLGWGAISVHLHNQYSIFGESNTSWLLKVWWGLYFSVSCYCLVVDIFLYTRHALLPAESIISDVVSVITGLFFMHMGFFKKEEGEDSLLEESLLNGDDGTNVASNDTRGDATVTPYSNAGILSLLSFSWMSPLISLGNKKTLDLEDVPQLDAKDSVFGALPNFKNKLEVVCGGVGNNRVTTLELVKALVFSEWKEIVLTIFFAFINAVATNVGPYLISTFVQYLNGRREFKNEGYILVSMFFVAKIVEIIAGRQFYFKMPQIELRVRAALVAVIYDKGLALSCQSKQENNSGGIINVMTVDVDRVSGSSWSIHNVWNAIVQVSLALFILYKNIGIATVATFLATVLVMLTNVPLGRLEEKFQSNLMESKDTRMKAMSEIMSSMKILKLQGWELKFLTKIVELRKTEEGWLRKYLYTSAMTSFVFWGAPAFISAVTFGTCVLLRIPLETGRILSALATFGILQGPIYSLPGTVSMMVQAKVSLNRIASFLCLDELRSDVIEKLPRGSYDAAVEIVEGNFSWDLSSQSPTLKDIGFKVSHVMKVAVCGTVGSGKSSLLCCILGEMPKISGTVKLCGTKAYVSQSPWIQNGTIEENILFGKEMERERYERVLEACSLTKDLQILSFGDLTIIGEKGINLSGGQKQRIQIARALYQNADIYLFDDSFSAVDAHTGSHLFKECLLGLLSSKTVIYVTHQVEFLPAADLILVMKDGKITQAGKYSDIFCSGTDFMELMGAHNEALSAINLAETGPVEKISIGKIDENLVVENGFTETEEIKGIQDGENGNDVGPRRQLVEEEEREKGRVGLSVYWEYITIAYGGALVPCILLAYILFELFQIGSNYWMTWASPVSENVKPVVGSTTLIMVYSALAIGCSFCILFREMLLVTNGYKIATSLFNKMHLCIFRAPMSFFDANPSGRILNRASTDQSTVDMNIWIIFAFAFSCIQLLGYIAVISKASWQVFIVLVPVIAACIWYQQYYTSSSRELARLEGVCEAPVLQHFVETISGSTTIRCFDQESRFHERNMQLIDAYSRTKFHYSSAADWLGFRTDMLSCVTFAFSLLFLISAPEGLLEPGIAGLAVMYGLSLNIVQNSVVWRFCIMENRIIPVERILQYTRILSEPPLVIESNRPDSSWPSYGEVEIHDLQVRYAPHMPLVLRGITCTFPGGKKTGVVGRTGSGKSTLIQTLFRIVDPAAGQIVIDGIDISSIGLHDLRSKLSIIPQDPTMFEGTVRSNLDPLEEYTDEQIWEALDRCQLGDEVRKNEGKLDSSVSENGENWSMGQRQLVCLGRVLLKKSKILVLDEATASVDTATDNLIQRTLRKHFSNCTVITIAHRITSVIDSDLVLLLNHGLVEEHDSPATLLENKSSSFAQLVAEYSVRSISTSAHN comes from the exons ATGGAACTTTATTCTTCATCTGAACAGGGTATGCTTACCTTCTTCTCACTCTACTTCTCATTTCAGCTCTATCCAAGTACTGATTTTTTCCTTGGACCAGTTTTCCAACGTGGGATTTCTGGTTTAGCACATGTACTTTTGTTATTTGCTTTGTTCTTATACTGGGTGTGTGAGAAGTTTAAGGTGGGCTGTCTTGAGGGTCCAAAAGATAGACCTAAAAACACCAAAAGTTGGTTGTACTATAGACATACTTTCATCTGCTGTTTAAGTCTTTCTGCGTTTAATCTTGTGTTGTGTGTATTGAGCTGCTTTTATTGGTATAACAATGATTGGACTTGGACTGAGAAAAGGATAGTACTGACCCTTTTGGATTTTTCTGCTAGAACACTTGGTTGGGGTGCAATTTCTGTTCATTTGCACAACCAATACTCTATTTTTGGTGAATCAAATACCTCGTGGTTGCTGAAAGTTTGGTGGGGTCTCTACTTTTCTGTTTCTTGCTATTGCCTTGTCGTTGACATTTTTCTATATACCAGACATGCTTTGTTACCTGCTGAATCCATAATATCCGATGTTGTTTCTGTTATCACTGGTCTGTTTTTCATGCACATGGGATTTTTTAAGAAGGAAGAAGGTGAAGATTCTCTTCTTGAAGAATCCCTTTTGAATGGTGATGATGGTACTAATGTAGCGTCAAATGATACCAGAGGGGATGCAACTGTGACACCCTATTCTAATGCTGGAATACTTAGTCTTTTAAGTTTCTCTTGGATGAGTCCTTTGATTTCTCTTGGGAATAAGAAGACTTTGGACCTTGAGGACGTTCCTCAACTTGATGCCAAGGATAGTGTTTTTGGGGCTCTtccaaattttaaaaataagctTGAGGTTGTTTGCGGCGGTGTAGGTAATAATAGAGTGACAACACTCGAGTTGGTTAAAGCATTAGTCTTCTCAGAATGGAAAGAGATTGTATTGacaattttctttgcatttatTAATGCTGTGGCCACTAATGTTGGCCCATATCTTATCAGCACATTTGTGCAGTACCTTAATGGGAGAAGGGAGTTCAAGAATGAGGGCTATATTTTGGTTTCCATGTTTTTTGTTGCAAAGATTGTGGAGATCATCGCAGGAAGGCAATTTTATTTTAAGATGCCCCAAATTGAACTGAGGGTACGAGCTGCACTTGTTGCGGTTATTTATGATAAAGGTTTGGCTCTTTCATGCCAGTCCAAACAAGAGAACAACAGTGGGGGGATCATCAATGTCATGACAGTTGATGTTGACCGAGTTAGTGGCTCGAGTTGGTCCATCCACAATGTATGGAACGCCATTGTACAAGTTTCTTTGGCCTTGTTcattttgtataaaaatattgGCATTGCAACAGTTGCAACATTTCTTGCAACTGTCTTAGTTATGCTGACAAATGTCCCTTTGGGAAGATTGGAGGAGAAATTTCAAAGCAACCTGATGGAGTCTAAAGATACTAGGATGAAGGCAATGTCTGAGATAATGAGTAGCATGAAGATTCTCAAACTACAAGGATGGGAGTTGAAATTTTTAACTAAGATTGTTGAGCTCAGGAAAACTGAGGAAGGATGGTTGAGAAAATATCTTTACACTTCTGCTATGACCTCATTTGTCTTCTGGGGTGCACCTGCATTTATATCTGCGGTCACATTTGGTACATGTGTACTTTTGAGGATCCCACTTGAAACAGGAAGGATCTTATCTGCACTTGCAACATTTGGTATTCTTCAAGGGCCCATCTATAGTCTTCCAGGGACAGTTTCAATGATGGTGCAAGCTAAGGTTTCTCTTAACAGAATCGCATCGTTCCTTTGTCTTGATGAACTGCGGTCTGATGTTATAGAGAAGCTTCCAAGAGGTAGTTATGATGCAGCAGTTGAGATAGTTGAAGGTAATTTCTCTTGGGATTTGTCTTCGCAAAGTCCAACATTGAAAGACATTGGTTTCAAGGTGTCCCATGTCATGAAGGTAGCTGTTTGTGGCACTGTTGGCTCGGGTAAGTCAAGCTTGCTCTGTTGCATCCTAGGAGAAATGCCAAAGATATCTGGTACTGTTAAGTTGTGTGGTACAAAGGCTTATGTTTCTCAGTCACCATGGATACAAAATGGTACCATAGAAGAGAACATATTGTTTGGAAAGGAGATGGAAAGAGAAAGGTATGAGAGAGTTCTTGAAGCTTGTTCCTTGACTAAGGACCTGCAAATTCTTTCTTTTGGTGATCTGACAATCATAGGGGAGAAGGGAATAAATTTGAGCGGCGGCCAAAAACAACGAATACAAATCGCTCGTGCCTTATACCAAAATGCTGATATTTATCTGTTTGATGATTCTTTCAGTGCTGTAGATGCTCATACAGGATCCCACCTCTTCAAG GAATGCCTGCTTGGCCTTTTGAGTTCAAAGACAGTCATATATGTGACTCATCAAGTTGAGTTCTTACCTGCTGCTGATCTTATATTG GTCATGAAAGATGGAAAGATTACCCAAGCTGGAAAGTACAGCGATATCTTTTGTTCTGGAACTGATTTTATGGAACTTATGGGTGCACACAATGAAGCCTTGTCTGCAATTAATCTTGCAGAAACAGGTCCAGTTGAAAAAATATCCATTGGCAAGATTGATGAAAACTTGGTTGTTGAGAATGGGTTCACAGAGACAGAAGAAATTAAAGGTATACAAGATGGTGAAAATGGTAATGACGTTGGACCAAGACGACAGCTtgttgaagaagaagagagagagaaaggtagAGTTGGGTTATCAGTCTATTGGGAATATATCACAATAGCATATGGAGGAGCACTTGTGCCATGTATATTGTTGGCATATATTTTGTTTGAGCTTTTCCAGATAGGGAGCAATTATTGGATGACTTGGGCAAGTCCGGTTTCAGAGAATGTAAAGCCTGTTGTTGGAAGCACTACACTTATAATGGTATATTCTGCTTTGGCCATTGGATGTTCATTTTGTATTCTCTTTAGAGAGATGCTTCTTGTGACAAATGGATATAAGATAGCCACTTCATTATTTAACAAAATGCATTTATGCATTTTCCGAGCTCCCATGTCATTCTTTGATGCCAATCCAAGTGGAAGAATCCTAAATAGA GCTTCTACCGATCAAAGCACGGTTGATATGAATATTTGGATTATATTTGCCTTTGCCTTTTCATGCATCCAGCTTTTGGGATATATTGCTGTGATTTCCAAGGCCTCATGGCAGGTTTTCATAGTTTTGGTCCCTGTCATTGCAGCATGTATCTGGTACCAG CAATATTACACCTCTTCATCTCGAGAACTAGCGCGATTAGAAGGAGTCTGTGAAGCACCGGTGTTACAACATTTTGTAGAAACAATTTCAGGGTCAACAACTATAAGGTGTTTTGATCAAGAATCAAGATTTCATGAAAGGAATATGCAATTGATTGATGCATATTCCCGAACTAAGTTTCATTACTCCAGTGCAGCTGACTGGCTAGGCTTTCGCACGGATATGTTGTCTTGTGTTACATTTGCCTTCTCATTATTATTCTTGATTTCTGCTCCTGAGGGACTTCTTGAACCAG GCATTGCGGGCTTAGCTGTAATGTATGGACTTAGTCTAAATATTGTACAAAATTCGGTTGTCTGGAGGTTTTGCATCATGGAGAACAGGATAATACCAGTGGAGAGAATACTTCAATACACAAGAATCCTTAGTGAGCCTCCTCTTGTAATAGAATCAAACCGCCCAGATAGTTCTTGGCCATCATATGGAGAAGTTGAAATTCATGATTTGCAG GTTAGGTATGCGCCACATATGCCACTTGTGTTGCGGGGTATCACATGCACTTTTCCCGGAGGAAAGAAAACTGGCGTTGTTGGAAGAACAGGTAGTGGAAAATCAACTCTCATACAGACACTCTTTCGGATTGTTGACCCTGCTGCTGGCCAGATTGTGATAGATGGTATCGACATATCTTCGATTGGACTGCATGACTTGAGGTCTAAGCTGAGCATTATTCCTCAAGATCCAACCATGTTTGAAGGGACAGTAAGAAGCAACCTTGATCCCCTTGAGGAGTACACAGATGAACAAATATGGGAG GCCTTGGATAGGTGCCAACTTGGAGATGAAGTTAGGAAGAATGAGGGAAAGCTTGATTCCTCAG TTTCAGAAAATGGAGAGAATTGGAGTATGGGACAAAGGCAGCTGGTGTGCCTTGGCCGAGTGCTACTCAAAAAAAGTAAAATCTTGGTGCTAGATGAAGCTACTGCATCAGTTGATACAGCAACAGATAATCTGATTCAGAGAACTCTTAGAAAACACTTCTCAAACTGTACAGTTATAACTATTGCTCATAGAATAACTTCTGTTATTGACAGTGACCTGGTTTTGCTCTTAAATCATG GGCTTGTTGAAGAACATGACTCTCCTGCTACATTGTTAGAGAATAAATCATCATCTTTTGCTCAGCTTGTAGCAGAGTACTCTGTTAGATCAATTTCCACTTCTGCTCATAATTAA